One Vibrio penaeicida DNA segment encodes these proteins:
- a CDS encoding pyridoxal-dependent decarboxylase, whose translation MSFPHYLSICENGISTSEKNHILGNYLDEMRLKKTHFLGYQTNQEVIFPPEMRPFLSLNLLNLGDGYEEGSYQINAKQFERAVLDYYARLWGMTMPNSQRNYWGYVTAMGSTEGNLYALWNARDYLSGSAVEGYEKSVHVPNPPVLISSSCTHYSIYKACQMLGIPTFNQVGEKLGTCPINQGDWQKSLTVDEYGSVIEQDLYRLTEFFVERQHPVILFLNHGTTFSGGSDAIFRILTTLKPLLGVNTECNRRYWVHVDGALSANFSPFLQSDPFSVSSEPYEFRHREVMSMCTSPYKWLGAPWSCGIFLMQERYKVGSSNRPTYIAGRDSTIAGSRQGLYSLYLWERLTSLGTQGLKQIAQQNESNTEYLQAALQQLANSKRLQQQKFIVLPRMPGANIVRFSSPSAHINKKYSLAQEYILIEGKPQRFSHAVLLSHVQRPLIDQFLAELSASNAFEPHTLPTLNPLVSQPNFYRPQSRSVHHQPSPIHPNTLKESP comes from the coding sequence ATGAGCTTTCCTCACTATTTATCCATCTGTGAAAATGGCATATCGACATCCGAAAAAAACCATATTTTGGGGAATTACTTGGATGAAATGCGCCTAAAAAAAACGCATTTTTTAGGCTATCAAACCAACCAGGAAGTCATTTTTCCACCTGAAATGCGCCCCTTTTTATCACTAAATTTACTCAACCTTGGTGATGGGTATGAAGAGGGGTCTTATCAAATCAATGCCAAGCAATTTGAGCGTGCTGTGCTCGATTATTACGCCCGATTGTGGGGCATGACGATGCCTAACTCGCAGCGAAATTATTGGGGTTACGTCACTGCAATGGGCTCCACAGAAGGCAACTTATATGCCCTATGGAATGCTAGGGATTACTTAAGCGGTAGTGCCGTAGAAGGGTATGAAAAATCGGTGCATGTGCCAAACCCGCCAGTGTTAATCAGCTCATCCTGTACGCATTACTCGATTTATAAAGCTTGCCAAATGTTAGGTATCCCCACCTTCAACCAAGTCGGTGAAAAGCTCGGCACTTGCCCCATTAACCAAGGGGATTGGCAGAAAAGCCTCACGGTAGATGAATACGGGTCGGTTATCGAGCAAGACTTATATCGTCTCACCGAATTTTTTGTAGAGCGACAGCATCCGGTTATTTTATTTTTGAATCACGGCACCACCTTCAGCGGTGGCAGTGATGCCATTTTTCGCATACTGACCACATTAAAACCTCTATTGGGCGTCAACACAGAATGCAATCGACGTTACTGGGTGCACGTCGATGGCGCTCTCTCGGCCAATTTCTCACCGTTTCTGCAATCGGATCCTTTTTCTGTCTCTTCAGAACCTTATGAGTTTCGCCACCGAGAGGTGATGTCGATGTGTACCAGCCCATATAAATGGCTCGGCGCACCGTGGAGCTGCGGTATTTTCCTGATGCAGGAAAGGTACAAAGTCGGCTCATCCAATCGCCCAACCTACATAGCTGGACGTGATTCCACCATTGCGGGGTCTCGACAAGGGCTTTACTCCCTTTATCTCTGGGAACGGCTCACTTCCCTTGGCACTCAAGGGCTAAAACAGATCGCTCAGCAAAATGAAAGTAATACTGAATACTTACAAGCCGCACTGCAACAGCTCGCGAATTCAAAACGCCTACAGCAACAGAAGTTCATCGTATTACCTCGAATGCCTGGTGCCAACATTGTTCGGTTCTCGTCGCCATCTGCTCATATCAATAAGAAATATTCCCTCGCGCAAGAGTACATATTGATAGAAGGCAAGCCACAACGCTTTAGCCACGCCGTGTTACTGAGCCATGTTCAGCGCCCTTTGATTGATCAATTTTTGGCTGAACTCTCCGCCTCTAATGCGTTTGAACCCCATACATTACCGACGCTCAACCCCTTGGTTAGCCAGCCAAACTTTTATCGACCTCAATCTCGCTCGGTTCACCATCAACCCAGTCCTATTCACCCAAACACTCTAAAGGAGAGCCCATGA